In Brachypodium distachyon strain Bd21 chromosome 2, Brachypodium_distachyon_v3.0, whole genome shotgun sequence, one genomic interval encodes:
- the LOC100842847 gene encoding protein DETOXIFICATION 12 isoform X4: MTQINVGCQYPSIATRRNAISWILLEISVDFEVDVNHLDSNDLHLDWKLFVGRPMEQSSIISYPCIPTGQEPQIANEAGKYALWLIPGLFAFSVAQCFSKFLQCQSLIFPMVLSSMTTLVVFIPLCWFMVYKVGMGNAGAALSVSICDWVEVTVLGLYIKFSPSCEKTRAPLSWEAFKGIGSFMRLAIPSALMICLEWWSYELLVLLSGILPNPALETSVLSICISTVVLLYNLPYGIGTAASVRVSNELGAGNPEGARMVVSVALSIIICSAVLVSTTLLALRHFIGIAFSNEEEVINYVTRMVPVLSVSVITDSFQGVLSGVSRGCGWQHLGAYVNLGAFYLIGIPTALFFGFTMNLRGMGFWIGMIAGGATQVTLLSVITAKTNWSKMADKAKERVFEERLPTQAAL; encoded by the exons GACTTGCATCTGGATTGGAAACTATTTGTGGGCAGGCCTATGGAGCAGAGCAGTATCATAAGCTATCCTTGTATACCTACAG GTCAGGAACCACAAATAGCAAATGAGGCCGGGAAATATGCATTATGGCTTATCCCTGGTTTGTTTGCCTTCAGTGTTGCTCAATGCTTTTCAAAGTTTCTGCAGTGTCAAAGCCTGATCTTTCCTATGGTTCTTAGCTCCATGACTACACTCGTTGTATTTATTCCTTTGTGCTGGTTCATGGTTTATAAAGTTGGAATGGGTAATGCTGGAGCTGCTTTATCCGTCAGTATCTGCGATTGGGTTGAAGTGACTGTTCTTGGTCTTTACATTAAGTTCTCACCTTCTTGTGAGAAAACACGTGCTCCACTTTCGTGGGAAGCTTTTAAAGGGATTGGCAGTTTCATGCGGTTGGCCATACCATCGGCCCTTATGATTTG CCTTGAGTGGTGGTCTTACGAGCTGCTCGTTCTGCTTTCTGGGATCTTGCCAAATCCAGCACTTGAAACTTCAGTGCTTTCTATATG CATATCTACAGTAGTACTATTGTACAATCTCCCATACGGTATTGGAACAGCTGCAAG TGTGCGCGTTTCAAATGAACTAGGTGCTGGCAACCCAGAAGGTGCCCGCATGGTAGTCAGTGTTGCTTTATCCATAATAATTTGTTCAGCAGTGTTGGTGAGTACAACTCTTCTAGCATTGCGCCACTTCATCGGAATTGCTTTCAGCAACGAGGAGGAGGTTATAAATTATGTCACCAGAATGGTACCCGTTCTTTCCGTTTCAGTTATCACGGACAGCTTCCAGGGAGTCCTTTCAG GTGTTTCTAGGGGCTGTGGATGGCAGCATTTAGGCGCCTATGTAAACCTCGGTGCATTCTATCTTATTGGCATTCCTACTGCTCTTTTTTTCGGTTTTACTATGAATCTAAGGGGAATGGGGTTTTGGATTGGCATGATAGCTGGTGGGGCCACACAGGTCACTCTCCTCTCTGTCATTACTGCTAAGACAAACTGGAGCAAGATG GCTGACAAGGCAAAGGAGAGAGTATTTGAGGAAAGACTTCCGACACAAGCAGCACTCTAA
- the LOC100842847 gene encoding protein DETOXIFICATION 12 isoform X3 — protein MTQINVGCQYPSIATRRNAISWILLEISVDFEVDVNHLDSNIGLASGLETICGQAYGAEQYHKLSLYTYRSIIVLLIVSVPIAILWVFIPTVLPLIGQEPQIANEAGKYALWLIPGLFAFSVAQCFSKFLQCQSLIFPMVLSSMTTLVVFIPLCWFMVYKVGMGNAGAALSVSICDWVEVTVLGLYIKFSPSCEKTRAPLSWEAFKGIGSFMRLAIPSALMICLEWWSYELLVLLSGILPNPALETSVLSICISTVVLLYNLPYGIGTAASVRVSNELGAGNPEGARMVVSVALSIIICSAVLVSTTLLALRHFIGIAFSNEEEVINYVTRMVPVLSVSVITDSFQGVLSGVSRGCGWQHLGAYVNLGAFYLIGIPTALFFGFTMNLRGMGFWIGMIAGGATQVTLLSVITAKTNWSKMADKAKERVFEERLPTQAAL, from the exons ATAGGACTTGCATCTGGATTGGAAACTATTTGTGGGCAGGCCTATGGAGCAGAGCAGTATCATAAGCTATCCTTGTATACCTACAGGTCCATAATTGTACTTCTTATTGTGAGTGTGCCCATTGCCATTTTATGGGTCTTCATTCCAACAGTACTTCCTCTCATAGGTCAGGAACCACAAATAGCAAATGAGGCCGGGAAATATGCATTATGGCTTATCCCTGGTTTGTTTGCCTTCAGTGTTGCTCAATGCTTTTCAAAGTTTCTGCAGTGTCAAAGCCTGATCTTTCCTATGGTTCTTAGCTCCATGACTACACTCGTTGTATTTATTCCTTTGTGCTGGTTCATGGTTTATAAAGTTGGAATGGGTAATGCTGGAGCTGCTTTATCCGTCAGTATCTGCGATTGGGTTGAAGTGACTGTTCTTGGTCTTTACATTAAGTTCTCACCTTCTTGTGAGAAAACACGTGCTCCACTTTCGTGGGAAGCTTTTAAAGGGATTGGCAGTTTCATGCGGTTGGCCATACCATCGGCCCTTATGATTTG CCTTGAGTGGTGGTCTTACGAGCTGCTCGTTCTGCTTTCTGGGATCTTGCCAAATCCAGCACTTGAAACTTCAGTGCTTTCTATATG CATATCTACAGTAGTACTATTGTACAATCTCCCATACGGTATTGGAACAGCTGCAAG TGTGCGCGTTTCAAATGAACTAGGTGCTGGCAACCCAGAAGGTGCCCGCATGGTAGTCAGTGTTGCTTTATCCATAATAATTTGTTCAGCAGTGTTGGTGAGTACAACTCTTCTAGCATTGCGCCACTTCATCGGAATTGCTTTCAGCAACGAGGAGGAGGTTATAAATTATGTCACCAGAATGGTACCCGTTCTTTCCGTTTCAGTTATCACGGACAGCTTCCAGGGAGTCCTTTCAG GTGTTTCTAGGGGCTGTGGATGGCAGCATTTAGGCGCCTATGTAAACCTCGGTGCATTCTATCTTATTGGCATTCCTACTGCTCTTTTTTTCGGTTTTACTATGAATCTAAGGGGAATGGGGTTTTGGATTGGCATGATAGCTGGTGGGGCCACACAGGTCACTCTCCTCTCTGTCATTACTGCTAAGACAAACTGGAGCAAGATG GCTGACAAGGCAAAGGAGAGAGTATTTGAGGAAAGACTTCCGACACAAGCAGCACTCTAA